From Microbacterium sp. YJN-G, a single genomic window includes:
- a CDS encoding A/G-specific adenine glycosylase — protein sequence MPVDLAISPDPAVVSAWYQREARDLPWRRPEFHAAYGAWGTLVSEFMLQQTPVARVIPHLEAWLERWPTPDAMAAATPAEVVHQWANLGYPRRALWLHRAAVEVVARHDGTVPRDVDALLALSGIGEYTARAVAVFHYGDRHPVVDTNTRRVIARAFDGRSQPDAPSKRDLHRMAALLPDDDAESAVFNAAMMELGATVCTARSPRCEQCPLAASCAWLREGRPDTGDGRRRQAKYEGSDRQARGGVLRALRNADGHRLPADEVLADWPDAAQRDRAIDSLIADGLVEAADNALLLPR from the coding sequence ATGCCCGTGGATCTCGCCATCTCCCCCGATCCGGCGGTGGTGTCGGCGTGGTATCAGCGCGAGGCCCGAGATCTGCCCTGGCGCCGTCCGGAATTCCACGCCGCCTACGGGGCCTGGGGCACGCTGGTCAGCGAGTTCATGCTGCAGCAGACCCCGGTCGCCAGGGTCATCCCCCATCTGGAGGCGTGGCTGGAACGCTGGCCGACCCCGGATGCGATGGCCGCCGCCACGCCCGCCGAGGTGGTGCACCAGTGGGCGAACCTCGGGTACCCGCGCCGGGCACTGTGGCTGCACCGCGCCGCGGTGGAGGTCGTCGCACGGCACGACGGCACGGTGCCGCGCGACGTCGACGCTCTGCTGGCGCTGTCGGGGATCGGCGAGTACACCGCACGCGCCGTGGCGGTGTTCCACTACGGCGATCGGCATCCGGTGGTCGATACGAACACGCGCCGGGTGATCGCGCGTGCCTTCGACGGACGCTCGCAGCCGGATGCCCCCTCGAAGCGCGATCTGCACCGCATGGCAGCACTGCTGCCGGACGACGACGCGGAGTCGGCGGTCTTCAACGCGGCGATGATGGAGCTCGGCGCGACCGTGTGCACGGCGCGATCACCTCGCTGCGAGCAGTGTCCTCTCGCGGCGAGCTGCGCCTGGCTGCGCGAGGGCCGCCCCGACACGGGTGACGGCCGACGCAGGCAGGCGAAGTACGAGGGTTCGGATCGGCAGGCGCGCGGTGGCGTGCTGCGCGCTCTGCGAAACGCCGACGGCCATCGGCTGCCCGCCGATGAGGTGCTGGCCGATTGGCCGGATGCCGCTCAGCGCGACCGCGCGATCGACTCGCTCATCGCCGACGGCCTCGTCGAGGCCGCCGACAACGCCCTGCTCCTCCCCCGCTGA
- a CDS encoding bifunctional riboflavin kinase/FAD synthetase, translating into MIVFRDPAEVPAGFGPSVVAIGKFDGVHVGHRVVIERMKVDAQSAHAKSVAVTFDRNPLEVLRPELCPENVVATQRKIELLGELGIDATLVLTFDRALASLEAEEFVKRILVDALQVVTVLVGRDFRFGRGGKGDPELLRELGPQYGFTVDVVEDVHPAGADRRVSSSWIRELLAAGDVAGAAEVLGRPVTVTGEVVHGLKRGRELGFPTANLSEVIDALAPADGVYAGWLDDHVTGIRHPAAISVGTNPTFDDVERRQVEAHVLGESGLDLYGHRATVEFTDHLRGMTAFDGMDALIAQIAADVAEARRRLGLT; encoded by the coding sequence ATGATCGTCTTCCGCGACCCGGCCGAGGTGCCGGCAGGATTCGGGCCGAGCGTCGTCGCGATCGGCAAGTTCGACGGCGTGCACGTCGGGCACCGCGTGGTGATCGAGCGCATGAAGGTCGACGCGCAGTCGGCGCACGCCAAGTCCGTCGCCGTCACCTTCGACCGCAACCCGCTCGAGGTGCTGCGCCCCGAGCTGTGCCCCGAGAACGTCGTCGCCACCCAGCGCAAGATCGAGCTGCTGGGCGAGCTGGGGATCGACGCCACCCTGGTGCTCACCTTCGACCGCGCTCTCGCCTCGCTCGAGGCCGAGGAGTTCGTCAAGCGCATCCTCGTCGACGCCCTGCAGGTCGTCACGGTGCTCGTCGGCCGCGACTTCCGGTTCGGGCGCGGCGGCAAGGGCGACCCCGAGCTGCTGCGTGAGCTGGGCCCGCAGTACGGCTTCACCGTCGACGTCGTCGAGGACGTGCACCCGGCCGGCGCCGATCGGCGGGTGTCGTCGAGCTGGATCCGCGAGCTGCTCGCGGCCGGCGATGTCGCGGGTGCCGCCGAGGTGCTGGGCCGGCCCGTCACCGTGACCGGCGAGGTCGTGCACGGACTCAAGCGCGGACGCGAACTCGGATTCCCCACCGCGAACCTGTCGGAGGTCATCGACGCACTCGCGCCGGCCGACGGGGTGTACGCCGGCTGGCTGGACGACCACGTCACCGGCATCCGGCATCCGGCCGCGATCTCGGTCGGCACCAACCCGACATTCGACGACGTGGAACGTCGTCAGGTCGAGGCGCACGTTCTCGGCGAATCGGGGCTCGACCTGTACGGTCACCGCGCCACGGTCGAGTTCACCGACCACCTGCGCGGTATGACCGCCTTCGACGGCATGGACGCGCTCATCGCGCAGATCGCTGCCGACGTCGCCGAGGCGCGCAGGCGACTCGGACTGACCTGA
- the truB gene encoding tRNA pseudouridine(55) synthase TruB: protein MASHGILLVDKPGGLTSHDVVARTRRAFGTRKVGHAGTLDPMATGLLVIGIEGATRLLTYIVGADKTYTATIRLGARTTTDDAEGEIVATADAAAWAHVDDAAVQRGIRALTGAISQVPSSVSAIKVGGRRAYDLVRSGEGVELAARQVTVSRFELLAQRRTDGFLDLDVVVDCSSGTYIRALARDLGDGLGVGGHLTALRRTRVGGFDVADAVGIDDLAGARTLTPAEAASRVLPVLHVTADEARDLRQGKRLVGQRDRLTASEVAAVDPDGALVGVVEARGHDIKSAMNIAEVQA, encoded by the coding sequence GTGGCATCACACGGCATCCTCCTCGTCGATAAGCCCGGCGGGCTGACCAGTCATGACGTGGTCGCCCGCACCCGCAGGGCGTTCGGCACCCGCAAGGTCGGCCACGCCGGCACGCTCGACCCCATGGCCACCGGCCTGCTGGTCATCGGCATCGAAGGCGCCACCCGGCTGCTGACCTACATCGTCGGCGCCGACAAGACCTACACGGCGACGATCCGCCTGGGCGCCCGCACCACCACCGACGACGCCGAGGGAGAGATCGTCGCGACGGCGGATGCCGCGGCCTGGGCACACGTCGACGACGCGGCCGTGCAGCGCGGCATCCGCGCCCTCACCGGCGCGATCTCGCAGGTTCCCAGCTCGGTCTCGGCCATCAAGGTCGGCGGCCGCCGCGCCTACGACCTGGTGCGCTCGGGCGAGGGCGTCGAACTCGCCGCCCGGCAGGTGACGGTGTCGCGGTTCGAGCTGCTGGCGCAGCGCCGTACCGACGGCTTCCTCGACCTCGACGTCGTCGTCGACTGCTCCTCGGGCACCTACATCCGGGCTCTCGCCCGCGATCTCGGCGACGGACTGGGCGTCGGCGGGCACCTCACCGCGCTGCGCCGCACCCGGGTCGGCGGCTTCGACGTGGCGGATGCCGTGGGCATCGACGACCTCGCCGGTGCGCGCACGCTCACCCCCGCCGAAGCGGCATCCCGCGTGCTGCCCGTCCTGCACGTCACCGCGGACGAGGCCCGCGACCTGCGTCAGGGCAAGCGGCTGGTGGGGCAGCGCGACAGGCTCACGGCATCCGAGGTCGCCGCCGTCGATCCCGACGGTGCTCTCGTCGGCGTCGTCGAGGCCAGAGGACACGACATCAAGAGCGCCATGAACATCGCGGAGGTGCAGGCGTGA
- a CDS encoding DEAD/DEAH box helicase, which translates to MPTTATAAPRRKKTSRRDEEAPLIPILARKVREIEAKAQRAKLGPTNRVKFQVIAFLVREERARVKADAELTDAARSELLKRLDGVATILAKTAARDTSLIQLLEADQATSPVAKRMRRDWLLESGAELAPEELVITDIAPVRVTPVVPAALAEKQVTPPSVESRQLANPFLAPDLTPRAAAAPRRRLDGWELMGPLYKAFESGAGGGAATMELPPTPEFDQVSPKGRDMMVHQSRFVEAVRAGHRSFLLADEPGLGKTAQSVLAASVANAYPLLVVVPNVVKMNWAREVELWTPQRHATVIQGDGTDIDAFADVFIVNYEILDRHLSWLGAIGLKGMVVDEAHFIKNLSSQRSQNVLALASRIRERERDPLLLALTGTPLINDVEDFDAIWRFLGWTNGEKPGPELMEKLDATGLTPADKSFYGEAREAVISMGIVRRKKKDVAADLPDKLIADLPVQLDDEFGRSIRQAERELGERMAAKYRRIVEARAAAGTSSAVRTSAGRIDDDIVRLVAHNELEESKAAGTGGDNVFTMVRRIGQAKALLAADYAAQLQRSVEKVVFFAKHIDVMDQAEAHFAASGINAVSIRGDQSTPARQEAIDAFNTDPSVGIAVCSLTAAGVGVNLQAASNVVLAELSWTAAEQTQAIDRVHRIGQDEPVTAWRIIAAHTIDTKIAELIDQKQGLAARALDGEAVEESASESVQLAALMHLLREALGGA; encoded by the coding sequence ATGCCGACCACGGCAACGGCCGCACCGCGGCGCAAGAAGACGTCTCGTCGTGACGAGGAGGCGCCGCTGATCCCGATCCTCGCGCGCAAGGTGCGAGAGATCGAGGCGAAGGCGCAGCGCGCCAAGCTGGGGCCCACCAATCGGGTCAAGTTCCAGGTGATCGCCTTCCTGGTGCGCGAGGAGCGCGCCCGCGTGAAGGCGGATGCCGAACTGACGGATGCCGCGCGCAGCGAGCTGCTCAAGCGTCTGGACGGCGTCGCGACGATCCTCGCCAAGACGGCCGCCCGCGACACGTCGCTGATCCAGCTGCTCGAGGCCGACCAGGCGACCTCGCCGGTCGCCAAGCGGATGCGCCGCGACTGGCTGCTCGAGTCGGGTGCGGAGCTCGCCCCCGAAGAGCTCGTCATCACCGACATCGCACCGGTGCGGGTCACGCCCGTCGTGCCCGCCGCTCTCGCCGAGAAGCAGGTCACCCCGCCCTCGGTCGAGTCGCGCCAGCTGGCCAACCCGTTCCTCGCCCCCGACCTCACTCCGCGCGCCGCCGCCGCACCGCGACGTCGCCTGGACGGCTGGGAGCTGATGGGGCCGCTGTACAAGGCGTTCGAGTCGGGTGCGGGCGGGGGAGCGGCCACCATGGAGCTGCCACCCACTCCCGAGTTCGACCAGGTCTCGCCCAAGGGGCGCGACATGATGGTGCACCAGTCGCGTTTCGTCGAGGCCGTTCGTGCCGGACACCGCAGCTTCCTGCTCGCCGATGAGCCGGGTCTCGGCAAGACCGCCCAGTCGGTGCTCGCGGCATCCGTCGCGAACGCCTACCCGCTGCTGGTGGTGGTGCCGAACGTCGTGAAGATGAACTGGGCCCGCGAGGTGGAGCTGTGGACGCCGCAGCGCCACGCGACCGTGATCCAGGGCGACGGCACCGACATCGATGCCTTCGCCGACGTGTTCATCGTGAACTACGAGATCCTCGACCGGCACCTGTCCTGGCTGGGCGCGATCGGCTTGAAGGGCATGGTCGTCGACGAGGCGCACTTCATCAAGAACCTCTCCTCGCAGCGTTCGCAGAACGTGCTCGCCCTCGCGTCGCGCATCCGTGAGCGCGAGCGCGATCCGCTGCTGCTCGCCCTCACCGGAACCCCGCTGATCAACGACGTCGAGGACTTCGACGCAATCTGGCGCTTCCTCGGCTGGACCAACGGCGAGAAGCCCGGCCCCGAGCTGATGGAGAAGCTCGACGCCACCGGCCTGACCCCGGCCGACAAGTCGTTCTACGGCGAGGCGCGCGAGGCCGTCATCTCGATGGGCATCGTCCGTCGCAAGAAGAAGGACGTCGCCGCCGATCTGCCGGACAAGCTCATCGCCGATCTGCCCGTGCAGCTCGACGACGAGTTCGGGCGCAGCATCCGTCAGGCCGAGCGCGAGCTGGGCGAGCGGATGGCGGCGAAGTACCGTCGGATCGTCGAGGCGCGCGCCGCGGCGGGCACCTCGAGCGCGGTCAGGACGTCGGCCGGGCGGATCGACGACGACATCGTGCGTCTCGTCGCGCACAACGAACTCGAGGAGTCGAAGGCCGCAGGCACCGGCGGCGACAACGTCTTCACGATGGTGCGCCGGATCGGCCAGGCTAAGGCGCTGCTGGCCGCCGACTACGCCGCGCAGCTGCAGCGCTCGGTCGAGAAGGTCGTCTTCTTCGCCAAGCACATCGACGTCATGGATCAGGCCGAGGCGCACTTCGCGGCATCCGGCATCAACGCTGTGTCCATCCGCGGCGACCAGTCGACGCCCGCCCGTCAGGAGGCGATCGATGCGTTCAACACGGATCCGTCCGTCGGAATCGCGGTCTGCTCGCTGACCGCAGCCGGTGTGGGGGTGAACCTGCAGGCGGCCTCGAACGTCGTGCTGGCCGAGCTCAGCTGGACGGCGGCCGAGCAGACGCAGGCGATCGACCGTGTGCACCGCATCGGTCAGGACGAGCCGGTGACGGCCTGGCGGATCATCGCGGCGCACACGATCGACACGAAGATCGCCGAGCTCATCGACCAGAAGCAGGGTCTCGCGGCCCGGGCACTCGACGGCGAGGCCGTCGAGGAGTCGGCGAGCGAGTCGGTGCAGCTGGCGGCACTCATGCACCTGCTGCGCGAGGCGCTCGGCGGAGCTTGA